CCTTTTCTCTGGCGGCTTTTTTGCTGCCGTTGTTGTTCAGAACAAGTAACAAAATTGAAGTTGAAAGTCTATCCAGCTTATTGTGCATCTTGTTAAGTTGTCTTGTGGTTATCACCAGAAGAAAAGACGCTACGAACATGGGGTAAGTTTGGGGGTCGGAAGCAAGGCGAATCAAAAAATCGTCCATGTTAAAAGCTTAGAGTCGGATTTTATCGCAACGCAAATCAAGTTTGACTTTTGACGAAGAAGTGATAGTATGGTGTTATTATTCTGCCTGCCAGAATGGTAAAAACACTACTTGTTGTCATATTTTCATCTTTAATATTGGCTGGATGTACTTCTACCGATTCGTCAGTTAGCGGGATAACGGATACAAATTACTCAGAAGAAAGACCACCATCAACCGGGGATTATGATTGCTCAGATTTCTCAAGTCATTCAGAAGCTCAAGACTTTTTTGATTCGGAAGGTTATGGGGATCCACACGGGCTAGACCGTGATGGAGATGGGGAAGCCTGTGAAACGCTACCATGAAGTTTAAGTTATTTATTATATTTTTAATTCTGGTTATAGGTAGTTTTCTTTTTTACTGGTTTCAGATTAGAACTAGTGAGATTAGGAAGGAATGTCACAGAAGTAATTTTGACAGAGTCAACGAGTCAAATTTCGAATGGGCAGAAGGAAAAGAGTGGTCGCCTACGGGGACATATGAAAGAAGAGATCATCTGTGGGGTTGGGTCTATCCAGATCAAGGCGATTTGGAAGTAAAAACTACGAATTACAAACTTTGTTTACAGAAGGAAGGATTAAAGTGAAGGAAATAGCAGCTGGTGTAGCTTGGCTCACTGGCGGATTCTTGCTTTATAGGATTGGTCAAATATAT
The sequence above is drawn from the Candidatus Curtissbacteria bacterium genome and encodes:
- a CDS encoding excalibur calcium-binding domain-containing protein encodes the protein MAGCTSTDSSVSGITDTNYSEERPPSTGDYDCSDFSSHSEAQDFFDSEGYGDPHGLDRDGDGEACETLP